The Rickettsia endosymbiont of Gonocerus acuteangulatus nucleotide sequence GAGTCTGCCTCCGACTATTATTCCAATAATAGCGTAAGTAACAAACTCCTCTAAATTTTTCTTAGTGATTTGTGTAGGAAATTTTTCTATAATTTTACTTGCATAAAACCAACCAAGTAAAATTCCAACTACATATGAAAGAGAGTACCAAGATATAGCAAGCGGTCCTATAGAAAAAATAATAGGATTAATATTCGGAAATGTCATAGTTAAAAAGTTATTTTGTTCTTTTTAGTTAAATTTATTGATAAAAATAAAATTTTTAGTAATAATGAAAATTTATTTATAATTATACATAATAATATGATAGGTAAAATATGCAATATTTAATGGATTTATATCGTACATCAAGTACTGAAATAGTAATGTTATTTGTTATGTTGGTATCTATTATACCTTTAGTATTTTTAATTAAAAAACTAATTTTTGTTCCAATAAAAAATTATTTAACAAGACATAATTATGAAGATTATGAAAGAGTGCTGAAGAAATATCCAATATTTCGTTATTTATTACACTCTCTATTAGGGGTTTATTTCGTATTTTGGGGAAATATCTTTCATCCTACTTCTTTTAAAGCACATATATTACTTGGAATTAAAGACACTATAGTCATATTATATGTCAGTTTATCTTTCACTATGTTATTACTGACTCTTATAGATGCTGGGGCTGACCTTTATCATAATAGAATTAAAACTTTTGCCAAAAAAGCTCCTCTAAGTTTATATTTTCAAATATTAAAAATATTTGTCATGATCATTTCGGCTATGATAACTATTTCTTATTTGCTAAATATTTCGCTTAGTGCTTTTTTAACAAGTTTAGGTGCTGCCGCTGCTCTTTTAACATTCATCTTTAAAGACACTATGCTTGGGTTAATTGCAAGTCTTCAACTGACTAGTCAAGATATTATCAATATAGGTGACTGGGTGCGTATTGGTGAAGTCGAAGGAACAGTCGAAAAAATTACTATCTCTGTAGTGACAATTAGAAATTTTGATCAATCTATTTCAACTATTCCTACTTCTAGTGTTTTAAGTTCCAACGTTATAAATTATAAAGGAGTCGATGAGGCAGGAGCAAGAAGAGTAAAAAGAGAATTTAACATCAATATGGCAACTATTAATTTTTGTGATTCTACTATCCTAACAAATCTAAAAAAATCTCCTTATCTATCAAAAGATATAATTAATAAAATCACACTTGATAAAGATGAAAAAGATCTAACCAATATTAAAGTATTTAAATTATATGTCCAAGAATATCTAAAAAATAATTCTGCTGTTTATACTGATGGGTTTACTTTTCTAGTAAGACAACTTGAACCGACTGTTAATGGCTTACCTATCGAGATATATATTTTCGTTAAAGAAATAAGTTTAATAGGATATGAAAAAGTTCAAGCCGATATTTTTGAACATATAATTTCCGTATTGCCTGAATTTAAATTAAAAATCTTCCAAAATGTCGGTATAGTGTAGGGTATTTTGTCATCCCGTGGCTTGACCACAATACTCAAAAAGATAATCTAAAAGTGTAGATAGACGAAGTTTAATTTGGAAAAGAGCAAGGAGTCTATAAGGCGAGGAGCGGCAGCAGTTACTTAATACGTGAGCATCACAGATCTTATAAGACGACGTAGCCAATTTTTCAAATTAAACGAGTATATCCTTGATTATTTTATTTAAATCCTATAAAATTTAAAGCTCTAAAATATAAAAAATTAAGTACTTACTAATGAATA carries:
- a CDS encoding mechanosensitive ion channel family protein, with amino-acid sequence MQYLMDLYRTSSTEIVMLFVMLVSIIPLVFLIKKLIFVPIKNYLTRHNYEDYERVLKKYPIFRYLLHSLLGVYFVFWGNIFHPTSFKAHILLGIKDTIVILYVSLSFTMLLLTLIDAGADLYHNRIKTFAKKAPLSLYFQILKIFVMIISAMITISYLLNISLSAFLTSLGAAAALLTFIFKDTMLGLIASLQLTSQDIINIGDWVRIGEVEGTVEKITISVVTIRNFDQSISTIPTSSVLSSNVINYKGVDEAGARRVKREFNINMATINFCDSTILTNLKKSPYLSKDIINKITLDKDEKDLTNIKVFKLYVQEYLKNNSAVYTDGFTFLVRQLEPTVNGLPIEIYIFVKEISLIGYEKVQADIFEHIISVLPEFKLKIFQNVGIV